cagtgcccccagtccgGCCCATGTGCTGGGGTGAGGGGCCGCCCTGCAGGGGTGGGGTCCTCCCGCCCCAGAGAGGGGCCGGGAGCTGCCGgggaccccagggtgccccGCTGtgccgggacccccaccccagggtgccccctCTCCCAGCCGAGGCGGCGCGCGTGCCGAGCGTGCCGTGGCCGTGGCGGCACCGCTGGGTGCCGGCACCGGCCCAGAGCCCCGGCGCTTGGGGACCTTGGCAGCCGCCTCGGGGACAGCGctggccccccggccccgcgctaACGGGGCCCTTAACGACGCGGAGGGGTGACGCGCGGGCCACCGCCGGTTAACGCCGCAAAATGACACCTACGGGCGCCCGTCTCGGGGCAGAACCGCCACCGCACCCCGGCTTTACTGCTCCTCGCCGCCTCGGTCGACGCCGAGCTGCTGCACCCGCAGCGCTCGCTCCAGTGCCAGGTTCCCGGCcgccagcacccatgggtgcccatcGCGGCGGGCGCCGGGCAGCGGCGTCGGCAACAGATTCCCGGCGGCCAAGAGGAGGCCGCCCAGCGCGCCGGGCCCGTTGGCGGTGAGGACGGAGAGGGCGAGGACGCTGCCGGCGGTGAGGACGGTGACGGCGCGGGCGGCCAGGACGCGGCCCTCCTCGGGGAgccgagcggcggcgggggccagCACCGCCgctccccccagcagcaggtTGGCGGTGGCCCGGTCACCGCTGAGCCGGTGGAAGCCGAAAGCCACCAGCGGCTGGGCCAGCATGGCCGAGACCCAGGCGCCGGGCAGGGGGTCGGGGTGGGGGTCGTCGGGGtccccccccggggtccccccgggcCAAAGGGGCTCCAGGGCGTCGCTCGCCGCCGCCAGCGCCTGCAGCAGGAAGCCGGCCGCCGGCCCGCCGGTCACCTGCCGGAGAGAGGGGACGGGAGGTGACCGGAGGGGAGacgggggtgacaggggacgGGCTGGGAGACAGGGCACTGGCCGGGTGACAGgagccccagtgcccccagtgtcccccgcCCCAGtggccccagtgcccccagtatccccacCCTCAGTGTCCCCCGCCCCAGtggccccagtgcccccagtgtccccagtgacCCCAGTATTCCCAGCCCCAGTGGCCCCAGTGGCCCCAGTatccccagccccagtgcccccagcatccccagtgcccccagtatccccaccctcagtgtcccctgccccagtggccccagtgtccccagtatccccacaccagtgtccccagtgcccccagtgtccccagtatccccagccccagtgtccccagcgccccagtatccccagtggCCCCAGTATCCCccgccccagtgcccccagcacccccagtgcccccagtacccccagtgtccccagtgcccccagtattCCCAGCCCCAGtggccccagtgcccccagtgtccccacaccagtgtccccagtgtccaCAGTgtccccagtatccccagccccagtgtccccagcgccccagtatccccagtggCCCCAGTATCCCCAGCCCCAAtggccccagtgcccccagagaccccagtacccccagtgtccccagtgcccccagtacccccagccccagtgtcccccgCCCCAGtggccccagtgcccccagcatccccagtgcccccagtgaccccagtaTCCCCACCCTCAGTGTCCCCCGCCCCAGtggccccagtgcccccagtgtccccagtgacCCCAGTATTCCCAGCCCCAGTGGCCCCAGTGGCCCCAGTatccccagccccagtgcccccagcatccccagtgcccccagtgaccccagtaTCCCCACCCTCAgtgtcccctgccccagtggccccagtgtccccagtatTCCCAGCCCCAGTGGCCCCAGTGGCCCCAGTATCCCCAGcgcccccagtatccccagtggTCCCAGTATCCCCAGCCCCAATGGCTCCAGTGCCCCCAGAgaccccagtacccccagtgcccccagtacccccagccccagtgtcccctgccccagtggccccagtgcccccagcatccccagtgcccccagtgaccccagtaTTCCCACCCtcagtgtccccagccccagtggccccagtgtccccagtatccccagccccagtgtccccagcgcACCCAGTATCCCCAGTGGCCCCAGTATCCCCAGCCCCAATGGCTCCAGTGCCCCCAGAgaccccagtacccccagtgtccccagtgcccccagtacccccagccccagtgtcccccaccccagtggccccagtgcccccagcatccccagtgcccccagtgaccccagtaTCCCCACCCTCAgtgtcccctg
Above is a genomic segment from Ciconia boyciana chromosome 2, ASM3463844v1, whole genome shotgun sequence containing:
- the TMEM276 gene encoding transmembrane protein 276, whose amino-acid sequence is MGAGAGGGRALSQALLCAVCLLCARRARQVTGGPAAGFLLQALAAASDALEPLWPGGTPGGDPDDPHPDPLPGAWVSAMLAQPLVAFGFHRLSGDRATANLLLGGAAVLAPAAARLPEEGRVLAARAVTVLTAGSVLALSVLTANGPGALGGLLLAAGNLLPTPLPGARRDGHPWVLAAGNLALERALRVQQLGVDRGGEEQ